In Nitrosarchaeum sp., the following proteins share a genomic window:
- a CDS encoding sulfide-dependent adenosine diphosphate thiazole synthase yields the protein MQKATVAEKSTKIFTDVSEVEITRAIANEWHSVLIDRAQSDVIIIGAGPAGLTASRDLSNMGFKVLVIEQNNYLGGGYWLGGYMMNPVTVREPAQKIWDELGVPYKKVSEGLYLTPGPHAVSKLIAAACDAGVKFLNLTKFDDLVLKNGRVCGIVVNWMPVSALPRNITCVDPIALEAKMIIDASGHDSVAVKRLVDRGLVEWKGMNPMYVNEGEEHVVNKTGEVYPGLVAAGMSVTETHGLARMGPTYGSMLFSGRRAAEITAEKIKELER from the coding sequence GTGCAAAAAGCTACTGTTGCAGAAAAATCAACAAAAATATTCACAGATGTTAGTGAGGTTGAGATTACTCGAGCAATTGCAAATGAATGGCATTCAGTTCTAATAGATAGGGCACAATCAGATGTAATAATTATCGGTGCAGGCCCTGCAGGATTAACAGCAAGTCGAGATCTTTCAAACATGGGTTTCAAAGTTTTAGTTATTGAACAAAACAATTACCTTGGAGGAGGTTATTGGCTAGGTGGATATATGATGAATCCAGTAACTGTTAGAGAACCAGCTCAAAAAATTTGGGATGAATTAGGAGTCCCATACAAAAAAGTTTCAGAAGGATTATACTTGACACCAGGACCACATGCAGTTTCTAAATTAATTGCAGCAGCATGCGATGCCGGAGTAAAATTCCTCAATCTTACAAAGTTTGATGATCTTGTTTTAAAGAATGGTAGAGTCTGTGGCATTGTTGTTAATTGGATGCCAGTATCAGCATTACCAAGAAATATCACCTGCGTAGATCCAATTGCACTTGAAGCAAAAATGATCATTGATGCATCAGGACATGATTCTGTTGCAGTAAAACGATTAGTCGATAGAGGATTGGTGGAATGGAAAGGGATGAACCCAATGTACGTAAATGAAGGAGAAGAGCATGTAGTTAACAAAACTGGTGAAGTCTATCCAGGACTAGTAGCTGCTGGAATGTCTGTGACTGAAACACATGGATTAGCAAGAATGGGTCCAACATATGGGTCAATGCTATTTTCAGGAAGAAGAGCTGCCGAGATCACAGCGGAAAAAATTAAAGAGTTAGAAAGATAA